A part of Hippea maritima DSM 10411 genomic DNA contains:
- a CDS encoding ExeA family protein → MYKEFFGFDDDPFRLTPDPGFFYSSEEHDDAIKTIEYAIKARKGLFVLVGEVGVGKTTLSRVLLNKLINVEVSLLLNPFLSADETLNYIATDFGLKIEGKDRGKIFQELVDFFVGLYKSNKNALIIVDESQHMSFESMEMLRQISNIEMENAKLVQILLVGQSELINKLNQDKYRQIKQRVAYWVYLKGLSLEETKAYIEFRTNQALKYRKTIFKDKAIKYIYKLTKGNPREINQLAETCLILAAANKKKKISPKEVVLAAKEYYKFDKKRLLKLGLVWLFR, encoded by the coding sequence ATGTATAAAGAGTTTTTTGGCTTTGACGATGATCCATTTAGATTAACTCCAGACCCTGGTTTTTTTTATAGCTCCGAGGAACACGATGATGCCATAAAAACTATAGAGTACGCCATAAAAGCAAGAAAAGGATTGTTTGTTTTAGTGGGTGAAGTAGGAGTTGGAAAAACTACATTAAGCAGGGTATTGCTCAACAAATTAATAAATGTTGAAGTAAGCCTACTTTTAAATCCATTTTTATCCGCTGATGAAACACTGAATTATATCGCCACAGATTTTGGACTAAAAATAGAAGGCAAGGACAGGGGTAAAATATTTCAAGAGCTTGTAGACTTTTTTGTCGGATTATACAAATCCAATAAAAACGCCCTTATAATAGTTGATGAATCCCAACATATGAGCTTTGAGTCCATGGAAATGCTTAGACAGATCTCAAATATAGAAATGGAGAATGCCAAACTCGTTCAAATATTGCTCGTTGGCCAAAGCGAGCTAATAAATAAACTAAATCAAGACAAATACAGACAGATAAAACAACGTGTGGCCTATTGGGTTTACTTGAAGGGATTAAGCCTTGAAGAAACAAAGGCCTATATAGAGTTTAGAACAAATCAAGCCTTGAAATATAGGAAAACAATATTTAAAGACAAAGCAATTAAATATATATATAAGCTAACAAAGGGTAACCCTAGAGAAATAAACCAACTTGCCGAAACCTGCCTAATACTGGCGGCAGCAAACAAAAAGAAAAAGATATCGCCAAAAGAAGTCGTACTTGCGGCAAAGGAATATTACAAATTCGATAAAAAACGCTTATTAAAATTGGGTTTGGTATGGTTGTTTAGATGA
- a CDS encoding tetratricopeptide repeat protein — protein MSLIAKSLKRLEDNKKKKSGGVFQRKNSFDVFFSELTIYASLVVVLVLIFSLYSFKLYKKVEKQLRSKDFSVVEKLKNDIDIAEKKLKSKSFVKKHSCEYLLEIGKLNQMYEMAKKKNDIKYISIYYAKTNQEDKAIKNLKVYLKNHPNDEQAIAYLSYALMKKKKYRQALNELNKIRSDRYELFLDKAVIFELMGDMKNALKNYSIVLKKTHDKSLKNMIEAKIAVLRLVKD, from the coding sequence ATGAGTTTAATCGCAAAATCTTTAAAAAGGCTTGAAGATAACAAAAAGAAAAAAAGTGGTGGTGTTTTCCAGAGAAAAAACAGCTTTGATGTATTTTTTAGTGAGTTAACAATTTACGCGTCTCTTGTTGTAGTTTTGGTTTTAATCTTTTCCCTCTATTCTTTCAAATTATACAAAAAGGTTGAAAAACAGCTTAGGTCTAAGGATTTTTCGGTTGTAGAAAAACTTAAAAATGATATTGATATAGCCGAAAAAAAATTAAAAAGTAAAAGTTTTGTAAAAAAACATAGTTGCGAATACCTATTGGAAATTGGTAAATTAAATCAGATGTATGAAATGGCAAAAAAGAAAAATGACATAAAATACATAAGCATATACTATGCCAAGACAAATCAAGAGGATAAAGCTATAAAGAACCTAAAAGTATATCTTAAAAATCATCCAAATGATGAACAGGCTATAGCTTATCTCTCTTATGCATTAATGAAAAAAAAGAAATACAGACAAGCCTTGAATGAACTAAACAAAATAAGATCGGACAGATATGAGCTATTTCTTGACAAGGCTGTAATTTTTGAGTTAATGGGTGATATGAAAAATGCTTTAAAAAACTATTCCATAGTCTTAAAGAAAACACATGACAAGTCTTTAAAAAATATGATAGAAGCCAAAATAGCTGTTTTAAGGCTTGTGAAGGATTAA
- a CDS encoding ribonucleoside triphosphate reductase: MFSRIVKRDGRIVEFDSEKITTAITKAGKATGEFDYETAKKLTIKVLDLAYRFFKGKTPTVEEIQDIVEEVLLSSPFKKTAKAYIIYREQHAQLREFKNRADVELVEQYLNKLDWEVKENSNMSFSLQGLNNYISSAITKTYWLNKIYPKEIREAHLSGDFHIHDLNSLSVYCVGWDLQDLLIKGFRGAKGKVSSKPAKHFRSALGQIVNFFYTLQGESAGAQAFSNFDTYLAPFVAYDNLSYKEVKQALQEFIFNVNVPTRVGFQCLSEDTKILSSQGWKTWQEVNEGDLIYTFNIQTKQIEIKKVESVFRREYKGKMYNLLNRSQNQLISPGHRIVRQVFNQDRYILEPIEDILKLKSPISIPTPAAACNINTDIDISDEKLKILALVLSEGSIEKTGSHRVSIYQSSTAHPSYYKEIIELLENMGLEFQERTQTSLGSCEHIRLLPKSSKIIHQWLGTNKKKFPEFLFRLSQRQARVFLETYTKGDGWNETNRTRITTTNKENAEALSVIAVLAGYNVNIKERNVSGGISKKKQYILTLTETKNDYIQSIKEVDYEGIIWSVHTVNETVIAQRNGQVFITGNTPFTNLTLDLKVPDFMKNQAVIIGGKIANHTYGEFQNEMDMINRAFMEIMSEGDADGRVFTFPIPTYNITKDFDWDNPNLEPLWQATAKYGIPYFANFINSDMSPEDARSMCCRLRLDTRELKKRGGGLFGANPLTGSIGVVTINLPRIAYLSSSEGEFFERLNSLMELAKDSLEIKRKILERFTESSLYPYSKFYLSSIKDRFDEYWKNHFSTIGLIGMHEACLNLIESPITSREGQAFAKKTLDFMREKLEQFQQETSNNYNLEATPAEGTSYRLAKLDKERYPGIKTSGDTSRPYYTNSSQLPVNYTDDVFEALELQDELQTKYTGGTVLHVFLGERLYDTKSVRLLIKTTFENYKLPYLTLTPTFSICPKHGYIAGEHLECPICKSEKEEIENQINKLKAMLKETS, encoded by the coding sequence GTGTTTTCAAGAATTGTAAAAAGAGACGGTCGTATAGTTGAGTTTGATTCCGAAAAAATAACTACAGCCATAACTAAAGCGGGTAAGGCAACAGGTGAGTTTGACTACGAAACAGCAAAAAAGCTTACCATAAAAGTATTAGACCTTGCCTATAGGTTTTTCAAAGGCAAAACACCAACGGTTGAGGAAATTCAAGATATTGTTGAGGAGGTATTACTTTCATCGCCGTTTAAAAAAACGGCCAAGGCTTACATCATTTACAGAGAACAGCACGCCCAATTAAGGGAGTTTAAAAACAGAGCGGATGTTGAACTGGTTGAGCAGTATCTAAACAAGCTGGACTGGGAAGTTAAAGAAAACTCGAACATGAGTTTTTCCTTGCAAGGCCTTAACAACTACATCTCATCGGCCATTACAAAAACCTATTGGCTCAACAAAATCTACCCCAAAGAGATAAGAGAAGCCCACTTAAGCGGTGATTTTCATATCCATGATCTAAACTCATTGAGCGTGTACTGTGTTGGATGGGACTTGCAGGATCTGCTTATCAAAGGTTTCAGAGGGGCAAAGGGCAAGGTCTCAAGCAAACCCGCAAAGCATTTTAGGTCTGCTTTGGGTCAGATTGTAAACTTTTTCTATACCCTGCAGGGCGAATCGGCGGGCGCTCAGGCTTTTTCAAACTTTGACACCTATTTAGCGCCATTTGTTGCATACGACAATTTAAGTTACAAAGAGGTAAAACAGGCCCTTCAGGAGTTCATTTTCAATGTCAATGTCCCAACGCGTGTGGGTTTTCAATGTCTCTCTGAAGACACAAAAATACTTTCCTCACAGGGCTGGAAGACTTGGCAAGAAGTAAACGAAGGAGATTTAATTTATACTTTTAATATTCAAACAAAACAAATCGAAATAAAAAAGGTTGAAAGTGTTTTTAGAAGAGAATACAAAGGCAAAATGTATAATCTGCTTAATCGCAGTCAGAATCAACTTATTTCCCCGGGTCATCGCATAGTAAGACAAGTATTTAATCAAGATAGATATATCTTGGAACCCATTGAAGACATATTGAAATTAAAATCTCCAATTTCTATTCCAACTCCAGCAGCAGCCTGCAATATCAATACCGATATAGATATCAGCGATGAGAAATTGAAAATATTGGCTTTGGTGTTATCTGAAGGCTCTATTGAGAAAACAGGAAGTCATAGAGTAAGTATTTATCAATCCTCAACAGCCCATCCATCCTATTACAAAGAGATTATAGAACTTTTAGAAAACATGGGATTAGAATTTCAAGAAAGAACACAAACAAGTTTAGGGAGTTGCGAGCATATAAGGCTTCTGCCAAAATCAAGTAAAATCATTCATCAATGGTTAGGAACAAATAAGAAGAAGTTTCCTGAATTTCTCTTTAGGCTTAGCCAAAGGCAAGCGCGTGTATTCTTAGAGACATACACAAAAGGAGACGGATGGAATGAAACCAACAGAACAAGAATAACTACTACTAACAAAGAGAATGCGGAAGCACTATCTGTCATTGCTGTTTTGGCCGGGTATAATGTTAATATTAAAGAACGAAATGTTTCTGGTGGTATTTCTAAGAAAAAACAATACATTCTGACACTAACAGAGACAAAAAACGACTATATCCAAAGTATAAAAGAAGTTGATTATGAAGGGATAATATGGTCTGTGCACACAGTAAATGAAACAGTTATTGCGCAAAGGAATGGACAAGTATTTATTACAGGCAATACACCGTTTACAAACCTAACACTTGATCTAAAAGTTCCCGATTTTATGAAGAATCAGGCCGTCATCATAGGCGGGAAAATCGCAAACCATACATACGGCGAGTTTCAAAATGAGATGGACATGATAAACAGGGCGTTTATGGAGATAATGAGCGAGGGTGATGCTGACGGCAGAGTGTTTACATTCCCCATACCGACATACAACATAACAAAGGATTTTGATTGGGATAACCCGAACTTAGAACCCCTATGGCAGGCAACGGCCAAATACGGCATTCCGTATTTTGCAAACTTCATAAACTCAGATATGAGCCCAGAGGATGCGCGCTCGATGTGCTGCAGGCTCAGGCTCGATACAAGGGAGCTAAAAAAGAGGGGCGGCGGGCTGTTCGGTGCCAATCCACTTACAGGCTCAATAGGTGTGGTCACCATAAATCTACCACGCATCGCCTATCTGTCATCCTCAGAAGGTGAGTTTTTTGAAAGACTCAACTCATTAATGGAACTCGCAAAGGATTCTCTTGAGATAAAACGGAAGATACTGGAAAGGTTTACCGAATCAAGTCTCTATCCATACTCAAAATTCTACTTATCTTCTATAAAGGATAGATTTGATGAGTATTGGAAAAACCACTTCTCCACCATAGGCCTCATTGGAATGCATGAGGCATGCCTGAATCTCATCGAATCACCAATAACAAGCCGAGAAGGCCAGGCATTTGCTAAAAAAACATTGGATTTTATGAGGGAAAAACTTGAGCAGTTTCAGCAAGAGACGAGCAATAATTACAACTTAGAGGCAACCCCTGCAGAAGGCACATCCTACAGATTGGCAAAGTTGGACAAAGAAAGGTATCCAGGCATAAAAACATCCGGAGACACATCAAGGCCATACTACACAAACTCATCTCAACTTCCTGTAAATTATACAGACGATGTGTTTGAAGCGTTAGAACTTCAGGATGAATTACAAACAAAATACACAGGTGGTACAGTTTTACATGTATTTTTAGGAGAAAGGCTGTACGACACAAAATCTGTAAGGCTGCTCATAAAAACTACATTTGAAAACTATAAACTTCCTTACCTTACACTTACTCCAACTTTTTCTATCTGCCCTAAGCACGGATACATAGCAGGCGAACATTTGGAATGTCCGATATGCAAAAGCGAAAAAGAAGAAATAGAAAACCAAATAAATAAGCTAAAAGCCATGTTAAAGGAGACAAGCTGA
- the nrdD gene encoding anaerobic ribonucleoside-triphosphate reductase, with translation MSRDEILKKIKELEEKKKDMKVERCEVYSRVVGYLRPVQQWNDGKQEEFSQRKSFKVV, from the coding sequence ATGAGCAGAGATGAGATTTTAAAGAAAATAAAAGAATTGGAAGAGAAAAAAAAGGATATGAAAGTGGAAAGATGTGAGGTTTATTCGCGCGTTGTAGGATACTTACGCCCAGTGCAGCAGTGGAACGATGGCAAACAGGAGGAGTTTAGCCAAAGAAAAAGCTTTAAGGTTGTTTGA
- a CDS encoding anaerobic ribonucleoside-triphosphate reductase activating protein: protein MFGGLLRFSLIDYPGELAAVVFTLGCNFRCPYCHNPELIDGTSARIDEGEILSFLEKRKGKLTAVSITGGEPTLHKDRLFKFIQKLKKLGYKVKLDTNGTNPEIISKLLNSNLLDYIAMDVKAPLEKYSDVVDVKVNIEAIKTSINTIKNSQIAYEFRTTVVRDIITQQDIDEISKIIQGSNLFCIQNFIPSKTLNPLFKEKSGYSNKELEEMKKNAQKWVKNCILR from the coding sequence ATGTTTGGCGGACTGCTGAGATTTTCACTTATAGATTATCCAGGGGAGCTTGCTGCTGTTGTTTTTACCCTAGGATGTAATTTTAGATGCCCCTACTGCCACAATCCGGAATTGATAGATGGAACGTCTGCAAGAATTGATGAGGGTGAGATACTTTCTTTTTTAGAAAAAAGAAAAGGTAAGCTAACCGCCGTATCCATAACAGGAGGAGAGCCTACACTTCACAAAGACAGGCTTTTCAAGTTTATACAAAAACTAAAAAAGTTGGGTTACAAGGTTAAATTAGATACCAATGGCACAAATCCAGAAATAATAAGCAAGCTTCTAAACTCAAATCTACTGGATTACATAGCAATGGATGTAAAAGCTCCGTTAGAAAAATACAGTGATGTAGTTGATGTTAAAGTTAATATAGAGGCAATAAAAACCAGTATAAACACAATCAAAAATAGCCAAATAGCTTATGAATTCAGAACAACCGTTGTCAGAGATATTATAACCCAACAAGACATAGATGAAATATCAAAAATCATTCAGGGCTCGAATCTCTTTTGCATTCAAAACTTTATACCATCAAAAACCTTAAATCCGTTATTTAAAGAAAAAAGCGGGTATTCAAACAAAGAGCTGGAAGAAATGAAAAAAAATGCCCAAAAATGGGTAAAAAATTGTATTTTGAGGTAG